In Cercospora beticola chromosome 3, complete sequence, the following proteins share a genomic window:
- the RPN8 gene encoding proteasome regulatory particle subunit (MEROPS:MER0030134~BUSCO:EOG09263KRO), which yields MPATTAETLQLVNRTVSVAPLVLLSAADHYGRSAKGTRKRVVGVLLGQNDGKSVRVSNSFAVPFEEDEKDPSVWFLDHNYVESMNDMFKKVNAREKLIGWYHSGPKLRASDLEINELFKRYTANPLLVIIDVQPKEVGVPTDAYFAVEEIKDDGTTTSKTFVHTPSTIEAEEAEEIGVEHLLRDIRDVAVGTLSTRITSQLQSLQGLHLRLQDIGKYLQKVLDGDLPVNHAILGNLQDVFNLLPNLSTPKEAGKDLPSLNGIVNGAVGVTGGNTENSELARAMSIKTNDQLMSIYLSSLIRAITAFHDLIENKIQNKRQQEDEDAKKDEDKKDKELKKEEKLMLNGTSEKTDDSAKEGAKKDDKGKKKG from the exons ATGCCAGCGACCACAGCGGAGACGCTGCAACTCGTCAACCGCACTGTGTCCGTAGCGCCTCTCGTCCTCCTCTCGGCAGCAGATCATTATGGCCGCTCGGCAAAAGGCACGCGGAAACGTGTTGTAGGAGTGCTGCTCGGTCAGAACGATGGAAAGAGCGTGAGAGTATCGAATAGTTTCGCTG TTCcattcgaggaagatgagaaaGATCCCTCAGTATGGTTTCTGGACCACAACTATGTCGAGTCGATGAACGACATGTTCAAAAAGGTCAACGCGCGGGAGAAGCTGATCGGCTGGTATCACTCTGGGCCGAAGCTGAGGGCCAGTGATCTGGAGATCAACGAGTTGTTCAAGCGATACACAGCCAATCCTCTTCTGGTCATCATAGACGTGCAGCCGAAAGAAGTGGGCGTGCCGACTGATGCCTACTTCGCTGTGGAAGAGATCAAGGAC GACGGCACAACCACATCGAAGACCTTTGTACACACACCGAGCACGATCgaggcagaagaggcagaagagatTGGCGTCGAACACCTTCTACGCGATATCCGCGACGTCGCTGTGGGCACGCTCAGCACACGGATAACAAGTCAGCTGCAATCGTTGCAAGGTCTCCATTTGCGGTTACAGGACATCGGAAAATACTTGCAGAAAGTCCTCGATGGCGACCTTCCTGTCAACCACGCCATTCTTGGCAACCTACAAGACGTGTTCAATCTGCTCCCCAATCTCTCCACACCCAAGGAGGCCGGCAAGGACTTGCCCTCACTCAACGGCATTGTGAATGGTGCTGTGGGAGTGACGGGTGGAAACACTGAGAACTCGGAACTTGCTCGCGCCATGAGCATCAAGACCAACGACCAGCTCATGTCGATCTACCTATCCAGTCTGATACGAGCCATTACCGCCTTCCACGACCTCATCGAGAACAAAATTCAAAACAAGCGCCAacaggaagacgaggacgcgAAGAAAGatgaggacaagaaggacaaggagctgaagaaggaagagaagttGATGCTCAACGGCACATCGGAGAAGACAGATGACTCCGCGAAGGAAGGGGCCAAGAAGGAtgacaagggcaagaagaagggatga
- a CDS encoding uncharacterized protein (BUSCO:EOG09262CUO) has product MNPVRPPLLEAALRSCSRARPSAAYRHALQTQGRRYVSEGRRPGPASGVPQLNQVWYPKTRIAVGVVFIGSLIYSMVTADKEAPATAQDQPPQPRSGQQLDAPSIAERDVLLKRESGVSQSSPMRLRMEQYIKQKQQEIVRALEAVDGNKFHVDEWERPHGGGGISCVLQDGNVFEKAGVNISVVYGTLPRAAISKMRVNHKALDPDVESLEFFASGLSLVLHPHNPMAPTVHLNYRYFETANADGTTNAWWFGGGTDLTPSYLFDEDAIHFHRTIKEACDAHDKNYYSRFKKWCDEYFNVKHRGESRGIGGIFFDDLDETEKDQESLFAFCQTCLNAFLPSYLPIIQKRKDMPYTEKERQWQQLRRGRYVEFNLVHDRGTAFGLNTPGARIESILMSLPLTARWQYQHEPERGSREDRLLQVLKKPVEWV; this is encoded by the coding sequence ATGAATCCTGTTCGACCGCCGCTGCTCGAAGCAGCACTGAGATCTTGCTCAAGAGCCCGGCCCTCTGCCGCATACCGCCACGCGCTCCAAACGCAGGGTCGACGATATGTTTCCGAAGGACGACGGCCAGGACCAGCATCGGGCGTGCCGCAGCTCAACCAGGTGTGGTACCCAAAGACACGCATAGCCGTGggcgtcgtcttcatcgggTCCTTGATCTATTCCATGGTCACCGCCGACAAGGAAGCTCCTGCAACTGCGCAAGATCAACCGCCGCAACCTCGCTCCGGGCAACAACTCGATGCACCCTCAATCGCCGAACGAGATGTCTTATTGAAGCGGGAGTCCGGCGTCAGCCAAAGCTCGCCCATGCGGCTGCGTATGGAGCAGTACATCAAGCAAAAGCAACAAGAAATCGTAAGAGCATTGGAAGCGGTGGATGGCAACAAATTTCACGTGGATGAGTGGGAAAGACCACATGGCGGAGGCGGCATTTCCTGCGTGCTTCAAGACGGCAATGTCTTCGAAAAGGCGGGCGTGAACATTAGCGTGGTCTATGGCACACTTCCTCGAGCTGCAATCTCCAAGATGCGAGTCAATCACAAAGCTCTGGATCCCGATGTCGAGAGCCTCGAGTTCTTCGCCTCTGGTTTGAGTCTCGTGCTGCATCCACACAATCCAATGGCGCCGACTGTACATCTGAATTACCGATACTTCGAAACGGCCAATGCCGATGGCACGACCAATGCCTGGTGGTTCGGAGGAGGAACAGATTTGACACCTTCCTATCTCTTCGACGAGGACGCGATACACTTCCATCGAACGATAAAGGAGGCTTGCGACGCACACGACAAGAACTACTACAGCAGATTCAAGAAGTGGTGCGACGAGTACTTCAACGTGAAACATCGCGGCGAATCACGCGGCATCGGAGGAATTTTCTTCGACGACTTGGACGAGACCGAGAAAGACCAAGAATCACTTTTCGCCTTTTGCCAGACTTGCTTGAATGCTTTCCTGCCATCGTACTTACCCATCAtacagaagaggaaggatatGCCATATACAGAGAAAGagaggcagtggcagcaattACGACGAGGTCGTTATGTTGAATTCAACCTCGTGCACGACAGAGGTACGGCTTTTGGTTTGAATACGCCTGGGGCGCGGATAGAGAGTATTTTGATGAGTTTGCCACTTACAGCTAGGTGGCAATACCAGCATGAGCCggagagaggtagtagagAGGATAGATTGTTGCAAGTGCTCAAGAAACCCGTCGAGTGGGTTTGA
- a CDS encoding uncharacterized protein (CAZy:GT39) encodes MAVNTNASSTGVDTQAELRKRNVAAPSNGGYLPKELEDKLDKKTKQQTNSILKTIDDYEFLIAPILFTALAFFTRMWKIGLSNIVTWDEAHFGKFGSHYLKREFYFDVHPPLGKMLVGLSGYLAGYNGSFEFKSGEKYPEELDYTFMRVFNAAFGALCIPLAYFTAKELHFKKPTVWLVTMMVLFENSYTTISRFILLDSMLLFFTFTTIFTWAKFHNQRHDPFSVGWAFWLAMSGLSIGCVCSVKWVGMFGTALVGLYTIEDLWNKFGDLKMPKVELAAHVGFRVIGLIVIPMIVYMFSFYLHFLILENSGPGDAQMSSLFQANLKGTEVGKDSPLEVALGSRVTLKNMGYGGGLLHSHVQTYPEGSTQQQITCYHHKDANNDWFFYPNRNQPAYDPEGAIQYVGDKAEIRLIHAQTGRNLHSHQVAAPVTKADYEVSCYGNLTVGDTKDHWIVEVVNDAASYDYSKLRTLTTAFRLKHRDLGCYLRAGNVNLPQWGFKQIETTCVKENKPRDPYTHWNVESHVNERLPPGDPGSYKSPFFRDFVHLNVAMMTSNNALVPDPDKQDDLASKPWQWPLLNVGLRMCGWDDSIVKYYLLGNPFVYWGSTAALPFFVALFAWYAIRWQRGYDELTWADLDHFQYAGIYPAIGWFLHYLPFIAMARVTYVHHYYPALYFAILTFGFCIDWTTRSLHKGLQLGIFAVLYVVVIGLFWLFRAICFGMEGSNQQWKHLKWLPGWKMAD; translated from the exons ATGGCCGTCAACACCAATGCCTCTTCGACGGGTGTCGACACCCAGGCGGAGCTGCGGAAGCGCAATGTCGCCGCGCCGTCGAATGGCGGCTACCTGCCTAAAGAGCTCGAGGACAAGCTGGATAAGAAGACCAAGCAGCAG ACGAACTCAATCCTCAAGACGATTGACGACTACGAATTCCTTATCGCACCAATCCTCTTCACAGCACTGGCCTTCTTCACGCGCATGTGGAAGATTGGCCTCTCGAACATCGTGACATGGGACGAAGCACATTTCGGCAAGTTTGGTTCGCACTACCTGAAGCGCGAGTTCTACTTCGATGTGCACCCTCCCCTTGGAAAGATGCTGGTCGGACTGTCCGGCTACCTGGCAGGCTACAATGGATCTTTCGAATTTAAGAGCGGCGAAAAGTACCCAGAGGAGCTCGACTACACTTTCATGCGCGTCTTCAATGCGGCATTCGGCGCGCTGTGCATCCCATTGGCATACTTCACGGCAAAAGAGTTGCATTTCAAGAAGCCTACCGTTTGGCTCGTGACGATGATGGTTCTCTTCGAGAACAGCTACACGACCATCAGCAGATTCATCTTGCTGGACAGCATGCTTCTgttcttcaccttcaccacgATCTTCACATGGGCGAAATTCCACAACCAGCGTCACGATCCCTTCTCTGTTGGATGGGCTTTCTGGCTGGCCATGTCTGGTCTGTCCATCGGTTGCGTGTGCAGTGTCAAGTGGGTCGGCATGTTCGGTACCGCTCTCGTCGGACTCTACACCATCGAGGATCTGTGGAACAAATTCGGAGACCTGAAAATGCCCAAGGTTGAGCTCGCAGCTCACGTGGGTTTCAGAGTTATTGGGCTGATCGTCATCCCAATGATCGTCTACATGTTCTCTTTCTACTTGCACTTCCTCATCCTGGAAAACAGCGGACCTGGCGACGCGCAAATGTCCTCCTTGTTCCAAGCGAATCTCAAGGGCACTGAGGTCGGAAAAGACAGCCCTCTGGAGGTTGCGCTGGGATCCCGTGTCACGTTGAAGAACATGGGCTATGGTGGTGGTCTGCTCCACTCTCACGTCCAAACCTACCCAGAAGGCTCGACGCAACAGCAAATTACCTGCTACCATCACAAGGATGCCAACAACGACTGGTTCTTCTACCCGAACCGTAACCAGCCTGCCTACGATCCAGAGGGTGCCATTCAATATGTCGGAGATAAGGCTGAGATTCGTTTGATTCACGCGCAGACAGGCCGCAATCTTCACTCGCATCAGGTCGCCGCACCAGTCACAAAGGCTGATTACGAGGTTTCTTGCTACGGTAACTTGACAGTTGGTGACACCAAGGATCATTGGATTGTCGAGGTCGTCAACGATGCTGCTTCTTACGACTACTCGAAGCTGCGCACTTTGACCACTGCTTTCCGCCTCAAGCACCGAGATCTCGGCTGTTATCTTCGCGCTGGCAACGTCAACCTGCCACAGTGGGGCTTTAAGCAGATTGAGACGACTTGTGTGAAGGAGAACAAGCCGCGAGACCCATACACGCATTGGAACGTGGAATCGCACGTCAACGAGAGGC TTCCTCCGGGCGATCCAGGATCATACAAATCTCCTTTCTTCCGTGACTTCGTCCATCTCAACGTTGCCATGATGACATCCAACAATGCACTGGTTCCAGATCCAGACAAGCAGGATGACCTGGCTTCGAAGCCTTGGCAGTGGCCTCTTCTTAACGTCGGTCTCCGCATGTGCGGCTGGGACGACAGCATCGTCAAGTACTATCTGCTCGGAAACCCCTTCGTCTACTGGGGGTCCACCGCCGCACTCCCATTCTTTGTTGCACTGTTCGCTTGGTACGCTATCCGCTGGCAGCGTGGCTACGATGAGCTCACCTGGGCAGACCTGGACCATTTTCAGTATGCGGGCATCTATCCCGCCATTGGCTGGTTCCTGCACTATTTGCCCTTCATCGCCATGGCGCGTGTGACTTACGTGCATCACTACTACCCGGCTCTGTACTTTGCCATCCTCACATTCGGATTCTGCATAGACTGGACGACGCGAAGTCTGCACAAGGGCCTTCAGCTGGGCATCTTCGCTGTGCTCTACGTGGTTGTCATCGGTCTTTTCTGGCTTTTCAGAGCCATCTGCTTCGGCATGGAGGGCTCAAACCAGCAATGGAAGCATCTCAAGTGGCTACCTGGCTGGAAAATGGCAGACTAG
- a CDS encoding uncharacterized protein (MEROPS:MER0001010) → MASDRDILSDHVKPINYAISLTDLAAGEPWTYQGKVDIEVEVKKSTKSITLNTHELKVHSAELVTDSGKHSSAVKASDISYDTKHQRCTFTFDQELAQSPRAVLSIAFEGVMNNHMAGFYRSKYKPTVPASQGVARDSEWHYMFSTQFESSDARRAFPCFDEPNLKATFDFEIEIPEDLVALSNMPEKETRKSKDGHKIVSFDRTPIMSTYLLAWAMGNFEYIEDFTRRKYNGKSLPVRVYTTKGLKQQGQLALESAHQVVDYFSEIFEIDYPLPKVDLLAVHEFSHGAMENWGLITYRTTAVLFDEKNSDQKYRNRVVYVVAHELAHQWFGNLVTMDWWSELWLNEGFATFVGWYAVDHLHPDWNVDAQFVTEGMQMAFQLDSLRTSHPIEVPVRNALEVDQIFDHISYLKGSSVIRMLASHLGHKTFFKGVADYLKANKYSNATTNDLWSALSKASGQDVTGFMDPWVRKIGFPVVTVAEEPGQISVQQSRFLSAGDVKPEEDTTTWWIPLGLKTGPQATDAKRDALTAREDTYRDIDTSFYKVNGNQTGFYRTNLPPPRLVELSKHLDKLSIQDRIGLVGDAGALAVSGHGTTSAVLSFIEGFHVETNYLVWSEVLTTLGKIRRIFASDDEVSQGLRAYTLKLVSAATEKIGWTFAPNDDFLTGQLRALLISSAGLAGHESIVAEATKQFDAFVGGDAQAIHPSLRAAVFKIAIKNQGEQAYRAVQKEFLNTKSIDGREITLASMGSVPTKELANDYLKFAFAGNVAIQDLHTVGASLANNSKVRSTVWEYIKAEWPAIREKLGGNMVVLERFLRMSLQRFADAKVEQDIAQFFGDKDNTGYDRGLAVVSDTIKGSAQYKERDLENTREWLKAHNYIK, encoded by the exons ATGGCTTCCGATCGAGACATCCTTTCGGACCATGTCAAACCAATCAACTATGCCATATCGCTGACAGATTTGGCTGCTGGCGAGCCATGGACCTACCAAGGCAAAGTCgacatcgaagtcgaagtcaagAAGTCCACAAAGTCCATCACACTCAACACCCATGAGCTCAAGGTGCACTCTGCCGAGCTGGTCACAGACTCAGGCAAGCACTCTTCAGCTGTCAAGGCTTCCGACATTTCCTACGATACGAAGCATCAGCGATGTACCTTCACATTCGATCAAGAGCTGGCACAATCACCAAGAGCGGTTCTCTCGATTGCGTTTGAAGGCGTAATGAACAATCACATGGCTGGGTTCTACAGATCAAAGTACAAGCCTACAGTGCCAGCATCGCAGGGTGTGGCAAGGGACTCGGAATGGCACTACATGTTTTCGACACAATTCGAGTCCAGCGACGCTCGCAGGGCATTCCCATGCTTCGACGAGCCAAACCTCAAGGCAACCTTCGACTTTGAAATTGAGATTCCTGAGGACTTGGTTGCGTTGAGCAACATGCCAGAGAAAGAGACTCGTAAGAGCAAGGATGGCCACAAGATTGTTAGCTTCGACAGAACACCTATCATGTCAACGTACCTCTTAGCGTGGGCAATGGGAAACTTCGAGTACATCGAAGACTTCACGAGGCGGAAGTACAATGGTAAGAGTCTGCCAGTCAGAGTATACACCACCAAAGGCCTGAAACAGCAGGGTCAGCTGGCTCTGGAGAGTGCACACCAAGTCGTGGACTACTTTTCGGAGATTTTCGAGATCGACTACCCGCTGCCGAAGGTAGACTTACTCGCGGTTCATGAATTT TCACACGGTGCCATGGAGAATTGGGGCCTCATCACATACAGAACGACCGCGGTCCTCTTCGATGAAAAGAACTCGGATCAAAAATACCGAAACCGGGTTGTTTACGTCGTAGCTCACGAATTGGCCCACCAATGGTTCGGCAACCTCGTAACGATGGATTGGTGGTCAGAGCTCTGGTTGAACGAAGGTTTTGCGACTTTTGTAGGCTGGTATGCCGTCGACCATCTCCATCCTGACTGGAACGTGGACGCGCAATTCGTCACCGAAGGCATGCAAATGGCCTTCCAGCTGGACAGTCTGAGAACCAGTCACCCTATTGAAGTCCCGGTACGAAACGCGCTGGAAGTTGATCAGATCTTTGATCACATCAGCTATTTGAAGGGCAGCTCTGTCATTCGCATGCTTGCATCGCACCTGGGACACAAGACGTTCTTCAAAGGCGTGGCAGACTATCTCAAAGCTAACAAGTACTCAAATGCCACCACCAACGATCTCTGGTCAGCACTTAGCAAGGCCTCTGGGCAGGACGTCACGGGGTTCATGGATCCCTGGGTCCGTAAGATCGGCTTCCCTGTAGTCACTGTGGCGGAAGAGCCAGGTCAGATCAGCGTCCAACAATCGCGCTTCCTGTCAGCCGGCGATGTCAAGCCCGAGGAGGACACAACTACCTGGTGGATTCCGCTTGGGCTCAAGACTGGACCACAAGCCACGGATGCCAAGCGTGATGCATTGACTGCCAGAGAAGACACATATCGTGACATTGACACGAGCTTCTACAAGGTCAACGGAAATCAGACAGGCTTTTATCGCACAAACCTCCCTCCACCACGCCTGGTGGAGTTGTCAAAACATCTTGACAAGCTATCTATCCAAGATCGGATTGGTTTGGTGGGAGACGCAGGTGCCCTGGCTGTTTCTGGTCACGGAACGACCTCGGCCGTGCTGTCTTTCATCGAAGGCTTCCATGTAGAAACCAACTACCTTGTTTGGAGCGAGGTGCTGACCACCCTCGGGAAAATTCGACGCATTTTTGCTTCTGATGACGAAGTATCTCAAGGTCTTAGAGCGTACACCCTGAAGCTGGTGTCTGCCGCCACTGAAAAGATCGGCTGGACGTTTGCGCCCAACGACGACTTTCTCACTGGACAGCTGCGTGCTCTGCTCATCTCCTCTGCAGGCCTTGCAGGCCATGAATCCATTGTGGCAGAAGCCACAAAACAGTTCGACGCCTTCGTCGGCGGCGATGCCCAAGCCATTCACCCATCACTTAGAGCTGCTGTCTTCAAGATTGCGATCAAGAACCAAGGCGAACAGGCCTACAGAGCCGTGCAGAAAGAGTTCTTGAACACCAAGTCCATCGACGGCCGCGAAATTACCCTTGCATCCATGGGCTCGGTGCCGACCAAGGAGCTCGCCAACGATTACCTCAAATTCGCATTCGCTGGCAACGTGGCAATTCAGGATCTCCACACTGTCGGTGCATCGCTGGCGAACAACTCCAAAGTACGCAGCACTGTTTGGGAGTACATTAAGGCAGAGTGGCCTGCTATCCGTGAGAAGCTCGGCGGAAACATGGTCGTGCTGGAACGATTCCTCCGCATGTCTCTGCAGCGCTTTGCAGATGCGAAGGTTGAGCAGGACATTGCACAATTTTTCGGCGATAAAGACAACACCGGCTACGACCGAGGATTGGCAGTTGTCTCCGACACAATCAAGGGAAGTGCCCAATACAAGGAGCGCGATCTCGAGAACACGCGGGAATGGTTGAAGGCGCACAACTACATCAAGTAG
- the COT3 gene encoding Elongation factor 2 encodes MVNFTVEEIRGLMDDPKNIRNMSVIAHVDHGKSTLTDSLVQRAGIISAKNAGSARFTDTRADEQERGVTIKSTAISLYGSLSDVEDLKDITIATDKSEKNDFLINLIDSPGHVDFSSEVTAALRVTDGALVVVDTIEGVCVQTETVLRQALGERIKPVVIINKVDRALLELQLSKEDLYQNFSRVIESVNVVIATYFDKALGDVQVYPQKGTIAFGSGLHGWAFTIRQFAVKYAKKFGVDKNKMMDRLWGDSFFNAKTKKWTKSPEGAERAFNQFCLDPIFRIFDSIMNFKKDEIPKLLEKLEVKLVGDEKDLEGKALLKVVMRKFLPAADALMEMMILHLPSPATAQRYRMETLYEGPPDDASAIGIRDCDPKGPLMLYVSKMVPTSDKGRFYAFGRVFSGTARSGLKVRIQGPNYVPGSKSDLFVKSIQRTILMMGRYTDPIEDVPAGNILGLVGIDQFLLKSGTLTTDETSHNLKVMKFSVSPVVQRSVEVKNANDLPKLVEGLKRLSKSDPCVLTFISESGEHVVAGAGELHLEICLKDLEEDHAGVPLRISDPVVQYRETVGGDSSMTALSKSPNKHNRLYVTATPMAEEVAKDIESGKIGPRDDFKARARILADDHGWDVTDARKIWCFGPDTNGANLLVDQTKAVQYLNEIKDSVVSGFQWATKEGPVAEEPMRNVRFNIMDVTLHTDAIHRGGGQIIPTARRVLYAATLLADPGLLEPVFLVEIQVPEQAMGGIYGVLTRRRGHVFEEAQRPGTPLFNIKAYLPVNESFGFNADLRSNTSGQAFPQSVFDHWQILPGGSALDPTSQPGKIVEDMRKRKGIKPQVPGYENYYDKL; translated from the exons ATGGTCAA CTTCACCGTCGAGGAGATCCGTGGGCTCATGGATGACCCAAAGAACATCCGTAACATGTCCGTCATTGCCCACGTCGATCACGGAAAGTCCACCCTCACCGATTCGCTCGTCCAGCGTGCCGGTATTATTTCAGCCAAGAACGCCGGTTCTGCTCGATTCACAGATACCCGTGCCGATGAGCAGGAACGTGGTGTCACAATCAAGTCAACAGCTATCTCGCTGTATGGCTCCCTCTCCGATGTTGAGGATCTCAAGGACATCACCATCGCCACCGacaagagcgagaagaacGACTTCTTGATCAACTTGATCGATTCGCCAGGTCACGTTGATTTCTCATCTGAAGTCACTGCTGCTCTCCGTGTCACCGATGGTGCTCTCGTTGTCGTCGACACCATTGAAGGTGTGTGCGTGCAGACCGAGACTGTGCTCCGACAGGCTCTTGGTGAGCGTATCAAGCcagtcgtcatcatcaacaagGTCGACCGTGcgctgctcgagctgcagcTCTCCAAGGAAGATCTGTACCAGAACTTCTCTCGTGTCATCGAGTCTGTTAACGTCGTTATCGCCACATACTTCGACAAGGCCCTCGGAGATGTCCAGGTCTACCCACAGAAGGGAACGATTGCCTTCGGTTCCGGTCTCCACGGCTGGGCCTTCACCATCCGTCAATTCGCCGTCAAGTACGCCAAGAAGTTTGGTGTTGACAAGAACAAGATGATGGACCGTCTTTGG GGAGACTCTTTCTTCAACGCAAAGACCAAGAAGTGGACCAAGAGCCCAGAAGGCGCCGAGCGTGCCTTCAACCAGTTCTGTTTGGACCCAATCTTCAGAATCTTCGACTCCATCATGAACTTCAAGAAGGATGAGATCCCAAAGCttctcgagaagctggaggtCAAGCTCGTTGGTGACGAGAAGGATCTTGAGGGCAAGGCCCTGCTCAAGGTCGTCATGCGCAAGTTCTTGCCTGCCGCTGATGCCCTCATGGAGATGATGATTCTCCACCTTCCATCTCCAGCAACCGCCCAGCGCTACCGTATGGAGACTCTCTACGAGGGTCCTCCAGATGATGCGTCTGCCATCGGTATCCGCGACTGTGACCCCAAGGGACCTCTCATGTTGTACGTTTCCAAGATGGTGCCGACCTCCGATAAGGGTCGTTTCTACGCTTTCGGCCGTGTCTTCTCTGGTACCGCCCGCTCTGGTCTCAAGGTCCGCATCCAAGGTCCAAACTACGTTCCAGGCAGCAAGTCCGACTTGTTCGTCAAGTCTATCCAGCGTACCATTCTCATGATGGGTCGCTACACTGACCCAATCGAGGATGTTCCAGCCGGTAACATTCTTGGTCTGGTCGGTATCGATCAGTTCTTGCTCAAGTCTGGTACTCTCACCACCGACGAGACCTCGCACAACCTCAAGGTTATGAAGTTCTCTGTCTCGCCTGTCGTGCAGCGATCCGTCGAGGTCAAGAACGCCAACGATCTGCCCAAGCTCGTCGAAGGTCTCAAGCGTCTGTCCAAGTCTGACCCATGTGTCTTGACTTTCATCTCCGAATCCGGTGAGCACGTTGTTGCTGGTGCCGGTGAGTTGCACTTGGAGATTTGCTTGAAGGATCTCGAGGAGGACCACGCTGGTGTGCCACTCCGCATCTCCGACCCAGTCGTCCAGTACCGTGAGACTGTTGGCGGTGATTCTTCCATGACTGCGCTCTCCAAGTCGCCCAACAAGCACAACCGTCTCTACGTCACTGCCACCCCAATGGCCGAGGAGGTCGCCAAGGACATTGAGTCAGGCAAGATTGGCCCACGTGACGATTTCAAGGCTCGTGCCCGTATCCTCGCCGATGACCACGGCTGGGACGTCACGGATGCCCGTAAGATTTGGTGCTTCGGTCCAGACACCAACGGCGCCAACTTGCTGGTTGACCAGACCAAGGCTGTGCAGTACTTGAACGAAATCAAGGATTCCGTCGTCTCTGGGTTCCAATGGGCCACCAAGGAGGGTCCAGTCGCCGAAGAGCCAATGCGAAACGTTCGCTTCAACATCATGGATGTCACCCTCCACACCGATGCCATCCACCGTGGTGGTGGTCAAATCATCCCAACCGCGCGTCGTGTGCTCTACGCCGCCACCCTCTTGGCCGACCCAGGTCTTCTCGAGCCAGTCTTCTTGGTCGAGATTCAAGTTCCAGAGCAGGCTATGGGTGGTATCTACGGTGTCCTCACCCGTAGGAGAGGTCACGTCTTCGAGGAGGCCCAGCGTCCTGGTACTCCTCTGTTCAACATCAAGGCCTACCTGCCTGTCAACGAGTCCTTCGGTTTCAACGCAGATCTCCGCTCCAACACCTCTGGCCAGGCTTTCCCACAATCCGTGTTCGACCACTGGCAGATCCTGCCTGGTGGATCCGCGCTCGACCCAACCTCGCAACCCGGAAAGATTGTCGAGGATATGCGAAAGCGCAAGGGTATCAAGCCTCAAGTTCCAGGCTACGAGAACTACTACGACAAGTTGTAA